The Pseudomonas cucumis sequence CTGCTTTGGTTTCGCTGTCTGCGCTGGAGTCGACGCTGTCTGGCAGGTCTGCCTGGTCGTCGCTCAAGGCGTCGGCAACCGGCGGTTGTGTCGGGGAAGTCATGAAAGCTCCGGGTGATGCTCAAAGAGTCGGGCCCGGTAGGCGAGCCGCGAAAGGCGGCAGTATACCTGTCTCAGGGCCCGCAAGCTGCAGTTGGTCAGTGGGGTTTTGTGCTGACTGACCTGCCGCCTTCGCGGGCAAGCCTCGCGCTTACAGATGCTTTGTGTCGTGACTGGATCTGTGAGCGACGATAATCCCTGTGGAAGCGGGCTTGCCCGCGATTGCGGTGGGTCAGTCACAAGGATATTGGATGTGCCGCCCTCCAGTGCCACATGAAAAAGGCGATCCATCCGGATCGCCTTTTTCATTACTTCACCACCTTCAAACTCGGTCGACCGCTGGGACGCGGCGGCTCACTGTCGGGTGGCGGAACATCATCATCCGGTTCGATCTCTTCCTCGTCTTCCAGAGGCGATTCCATATCGAACACCATGCCCTGACCGTTCTCCCTGGCGTAAATGCCCAGGATCGATGCGATAGGCACGTACAGGGTGTGCGGCACGCCACCGAAGCGCCCCTCGAAACTGACTGCCTCGTTGTCCATGTGCAGATGACGCACGGCTGCCGGGGAAACGTTCAGGACAATCTGTCCGTCACTGGCAAAACCCTGAGGCACCTGCACCGATGGATACTCGGAATTAACCAGCATGTGCGGGGTGCAATCGTTGTCCACAATCCACTCGTAGAGCGCGCGGACCAGATAAGGTCGACTGGAGTTCATAGCGGCTCCTTAAGCCTTAGCGCATATCGCGTTCGACACCAGACAGACTCGCCTGGAAAGCCTCACGCGCAAACGAGCGCTCCATATAATCAAGCAACGGCTTGGCAGGCCGCGGCAGTTCAATACCCAGAATCGGCAATCGCCAGAGTATTGGCAATAGGCAGCAATCCACCAGACTTTGTTCCTCACTGAGGAAAAACGGCTTGTCGGCAAACAGCGGCGACACGCCTGTCAGGCTTTCGCGCAGCTCTTTACGAGCCACGACACGGGCTGCTTCCTTGGTCCGCGAATCCAGAATCAGATCCACCAGGCCACACCAGTCACGCTGAATGCGATGAATCAGCAGACGGCTATTGGCACGCGCCACAGGATAAACCGGCAGCAATGGCGGGTGCGGGTAACGCTCATCCAGATATTCCATCACCACGGTCGACTCCCACAACGCCAGGTCACGATCGACCAGGGTGGGCAGGCTTCCGTAAGGGTTCACCTCAATCAGTTTAGGCGGCTGGCGACCAGCTTCCACGTAAATGATCTCGGCGCTGACACCCTTCTCTGCAAGTACGATGCGCACTCGGTGGGAATAGTGGTCGGCGGGGTCGGAGTAACAGGCCAACCGATTGGTCACGCCCATGGCGGTCCTCCTCGCTTGTTGAAATTATCGGAAACGGAAAAACACGCGCGCCCAGAGGGCGCCTCCCGTAACGCCTGGATCACCAGACTCGTTACACCTTCAGAGACGCCCCTGGGCGCGCGCGATTAACAGCAATGGCTTACAGCTCTATCAATGGACATCTTTCCAGTATTCACGCTTGAGCAAGTAAGCGAATACGAAGAAGAACGCCAGGTACAGCAACACATAGGTACCGATGCGCTGATGCTGCAGCTTCACCGGGTTGGCCGAGTAGGCCAGGAAGGTCACCAGATTCTTGACCTTCTCGTCGAACTGCTCTTCGTTCAGCGTGCCGGTTTTCGGCAATACAGTCAGTTGATCGCAGGCTTCATGGGTCAAAGCGGTGCCGGTCAGCGGATCGTATTGCTTCTTGCCGTCTTCGACGACTTGAACTTGTTTACAGCCTACCACCTGACGACCCTGCAGGCCGACCAGAACGTTAGGCATGCCGACGTTCGGGAACACCTTGTTGTTCACGCCCCAAGGACGCGACGGGTCTTCATAGAACGAACGCAGGTAGCCGTAGAGCCAGTCTGTGCCACGAACACGAGCCACCAGTGTCAGGTCGGGCGGCGCCGCACCGAACCAGGTCTTGGCGTCAGCCGGCTGCATGCCGATGTTCATGTGGTCACCGATCTTGGCGCCGGTGAACACCAGCTTCTCAAGCATCAGCTCGTGAGGAATGCCCAGATCATCGGCAACACGCTCGTAGCGCTGGAACTTGGCGCTGTGGCAGCCCATGCAATAGTTGGCGAACGTACGTGCGCCGTCCTGCATGGCAGCTTTGTCAGAAACGTCGATATCGACCTTTTCCAGCTCCGGACCACTCGATGTCGATGCGAAAGACAGTACAGGCAGCGCCGCAAGAATCAGTACAGCAAATAGCTTTTTCATCAGCCAGTCACCCTTTCCGGAACCGGTTTGGTCTTCTCGAGCCTGGTGTAGAACGGCATCAGAATGAAGTAGGCGAAGTACAGGAAGGTACATACCTGCGACAGCAACGTACGGCCTGGAGTTGGAGCCAGAACACCCAACACGCCCAGGATCACGAACGAGATGCAGAACACCCAGAGCCAGATCTTGCTCAGCCAGCCTTTGTAGCGCATCGACTTGACCGGGCTGCGATCCAGCCATGGCAGGACGAACAGCACAGCGATGGCCGCGCCCATGGCGATAACGCCCAGGAGCTTGTCTGGAACCGCTCGCAGAATCGCGTAGTACGGGGTGAAGTACCAGACCGGAGCGATATGCTCAGGGGTCTTGAACGGGTTGGCCTGCTCGAAGTTCGGCTTCTCGAGGAAGTAGCCGCCCATTTCAGGGAAGAAGAACACGATCGAACAGAAGATGAACAGGAACACCACCACGCCGACGATATCTTTCACGGTGTAGTACGGGTGGAAGGCAATGCCGTCCAGCGGTACGCCGTTTTCGTCTTTGTACTTCTTGATGTCGACGCCATCCGGATTGTTCGAACCGACTTCGTGCAGCGCCAGAATGTGCACCACCACCAGACCGAGGATCACGATCGGCAGGGCAACCACATGCAAGGCGAAGAAGCGGTTCAGGGTAATACCGGAAATCAGGTAGTCACCGCGAATCCACTGGGTCAGGTCGTTACCGATGACCGGGATCGCACCGAACAGCGAGATGATCACCTGGGCACCCCAGTAGGACATCTGGCCCCACGGCAGCAGATAACCCATGAAGGCTTCAGCCATCAGCGCCAGGTAGATCAGCATGCCGAACACCCACACCAGCTCACGCGGCTTCTGGTACGAACCGTAGAGCAGGCCACGGAACATGTGCAGATAGACCACGATGAAGAACGCCGAAGCGCCAGTGGAGTGCAGCAGACGCAGGATCGAGCCGTACTCGACGTCGCGCATGATGTATTCGACGGAAGCAAACGCTTCTTCCGCCGACGGGGTGTAGCTCATCGTCAGCCAGACACCGGTAACGATCTGGTTGACCAGAACGAGCAGTGCGAGGGAACCAAAGAAATAGAAGAAGTTGAAGTTCTTCGGGGCGTAGTACTTGCTGAGATGGTCTTCCCACATTTTGGTCGCGGGGAAGCGCGCATCAACCCAATCCATGAACTTGCTCATCACGCTTTCTCCGTATCGACGCCAATGACAATGATGTCATCGGTCTCATAGGAATGCGGGGGAACTGGCAGGTTCAAAGGCGCGGGTTGCGACTTGTAGACGCGGCCAGCCAAATCGTAGTGAGAACCGTGGCAAGGGCAGAAATAACCACCCACCCAATCCTTGCCCAGGTCTGCAGGTGCCACTTCTGGACGGAAAGTTGGTGAGCAACCCAGGTGTGTGCAGATACCGATCAGCAACAGAACTTCTGGCTTGATCGAACGCGTCTCCGGGTCGACATAGGTCGGTTGCGTCGAGTTCTTGGAGGTCGGGTCAGACAGCTGGCCCTCGATCTTTTTCAGATTCCCCAGGATTTCCTCGGTACGGCGGACAATGAACACCGGCTGGCCGCGCCACTCAGCAATCATCTGCTGACCTGGCTCGATTTTGCTGACATTCACTTTCACCGGTGCACCTGCAGCTTTCGCCTTGGCACTGGGAAACCATGACCCCACGAACGGGACCGCAGCCCCCACCGCTCCTGCAGCACCCACCACGGATGTGGCTGCTACCAAGAAGCGACGCCGGCCTGCATTCACGCCGTCATTGCTCATTCAGTCCTCTCCCATCAGCTTTGTGGCCTGTTAAATCAGGCGTCTACTAAGTAAAAATCTGAACTTATAAAAATTTTGCCGAATGGTAATGAAAAGCCCCAATTCTGACAAGGTAATTACCGAGGGGCTCCACTGCCAAGCCTTGCAGTATAGGGCTTCTGCGGATGTGGCAAGTTGTCACAGCGCAATTCATTGATAAATCGCGCCCATAAAAAAACGCCCAGCTTCGCGAGGAAACTGGGCGTTCTTTTTGAACGCGAAAGCGAATTAACGCTTCGAGTACTGCGGACGCTTACGCGCTTTACGCAGACCAACTTTCTTACGTTCAACTTCACGAGCATCGCGAGTAACGAAGCCAGCTTTGCGCAGAGCGCCACGCAGGGTTTCGTCATACTGCATCAGTGCGCGAGTGATACCGTGGCGGATTGCGCCAGCTTGACCACTTACACCACCGCCGATCACGGTGACGTAGATGTCGAACTTCTCGACAGTCTCAGTCAATTCCAGCGGCTGACGAACTACCATGCGGGCAGTTTCACGGCCGAAGAAATTATCCAGCGAACGGTTGTTGATGGAGATGTTACCAGTACCCGGACGCAGGAAAACGCGTGCGGTTGCGGTCTTGCGACGGCCAGTGCCGTAATTTTGAGTCGCCGACATAATGAACTATTCCGTTAAAACTTCAGTTCTTGGGGCTGCTGAGCAGTATGAGGGTGTACAGCGCCCGCATAGACTTTCAGCTTACGATACATGTCGCGACCCAGCGGGTTTTTAGGCAGCATGCCTTTGACCGCGGTCTCGATCACGCGCTCAGGGGCTTTAGCGATCAGCTTTTCGAAGTTGATCGACTTGATGCCGCCCGGGAAACCGGAGTGGGAGTAGTAGATTTTGTCGGTGGTTTTAGCACCGGTTACACGAATCTGCTCGGCATTGATAACGACGATGTAATCGCCGGTGTCAACGTGAGGAGTGTACTCAGCTTTATGCTTGCCACGCAGACGGCTCGCGATTTCGGTGGCCAGACGACCCAGGGTCTGACCTGCAGCGTCGACGACAAACCAGTCGCGCTGTACTGTTTCCGGTTTAGCAGTAAAAGTTTTCATTCTTTATAGCCTCAGGGGCCGCCCTGTAAATTAGACGGCGGATCTTACTGAATAGTGCGTACTTTGACAAGTCAAAGGCAGCCGGATACAGACGCTTTCGGGGGCTCGGGTCGGCGCGTCCGTTCAACGGCAAGATTCTTCGGCGGCGGCGCATCACTTCCACTGCAGAAAGAGGTGCGCAATTATGCAGATTGCGAAAAATAATTCAACCTGCTTTTATGATTGTTTTGCCCAAGGAGCACCCGATGGACTATCGCCAGCTAGGCCGTACCGATCTGAACGTGAGTGCAATCTGCCTCGGCACCATGACCTGGGGCGAGCAAAACAGCGAGGCTGAAGCCTTCGCCCAGATCGAACGGGCCAAGAGCGCCGGGATCAATTTCATCGACACCGCCGAAATGTACCCGGTGCCGCCCAAGGCCGAAACCTACGCCACCACCGAGCGCTACATCGGCAATTACTTCAAAAGCCGCGGCGATCGCGCCGACTGGATCCTGGCGAGCAAGATCGCCGGCCCCGGCAACACCATCGACTACATCCGCGACAAAAACCTCAAGCACAACCGCGAGCACATCGTCCAGGCCGTGGATGCGAGCCTCAAGCGCTTGCAGACTGACTACATCGATCTCTATCAGTTGCACTGGCCGGAACGCAGCACCAATTTCTTCGGGCAACTGGGCTACAAGCACACGAGCGAAGTCAACCTCACGCCGCTGGAAGACACCCTCGAAGCACTGGACGAACAGGTCAAGGCCGGCAAGATCCGCCACATCGGCCTGTCCAACGAAACCCCATGGGGCACCATGCGTTTCCTCGCCCTCGCCGAAGCTCGTGGCTGGCCGCGCGCCGTATCGATCCAGAACCCCTACAACCTGCTCAATCGCAGCTTCGAAGTCGGCCTGGCGGAAATCGCCATCCGCGAACAGTGCGGTCTGCTCGCCTACTCGCCGCTGGCGTTCGGCTTCCTGTCGGGCAAATACGAAGGTGGCGCACGTCCGCCCAAAGGTCGTCTGAGCCTCTACAGCCGCTTCAGCCGCTATTTCAATCCGCAATCGGAAGCGGCGTGCAGCCGTTATGTGGCACTGGCTCGTGAACACGGTCTGGACCCGGCGCAGATGGCACTGGCCTTCGTCACACAGCAACCGTTCGTCACCAGCAACATCATTGGCGCCACCACGCTTGAGCAACTGGACAGCAACATTGCCAGCTTCGAGCTGAAACTTTCCGACGAAGTGTTGGCGGGGATCGAGGCGATTCACCAGGATCAGCCGAATCCTGCTCCTTGATTGATCCATAGGCCCAATCGCGGGCAAGCCACGCTCCCACAGGAAATCACAAACCTGTGGGAGCGTGGCTTGCCCGCGAAGGCGTCCGCCCAGTCACTGCAAATTACAGCGACCGAGCAATAATCTCCTTCATGATTTCATTGGTCCCGGCATAAATCCGCTGCACCCGCGCATCCGCCCACGCCCGGGCGATCGGGTATTCCCACATGAAACCGTAACCGCCATGCAACTGCACGCACTCGTCGAGCACCTTGCATTGCAGGTCGGTGCCCCAGTACTTGGCCATCGCCGCTGTCGGCACGTCGAGCTTGCCTTGCAGATGCAGTTCCAGGCAGCGATCGACGAAAACCCGGCCGATCTGGATTTCGGTCGCCATTTCAGCGAGTTTGAAGCGGGTGTTCTGGAAGTCGGCGATGGCCTTGCCGAAAGCCTTGCGCTCACGGGTGTAATCCAGCGTCCATTGCAACGCCGCTTCGGCTGACGCCAAGCCACCCACCGCGACCGTCAGACGCTCCTGCGGCAGTTCCTGCATCAGGTAAGCGAAGCCCATCCCGGCCTGACCCAGCAGGTTTTCCTTCGGCACCCGAACGTCCTGGAAGAATAGCTCCGAGGTGTCCTGAGCCTTCATGCCGACCTTTTCCAGACGCTTGCCCTTGGCGAAACCCGGCGTATTGGCCTCCACCAGAAACAGACTGGTACCCTTCGCCCCCGCCTTCGGATCGGTCTTGGCCACGACGATCACCAAATCAGCCAGAAAGCCATTGGTGATGAAGGTCTTCGAACCGTTGATCACGTATTCGTCGCCATCCAGCACAGCGGTGGTTTTCACCCCTTGCAGGTCGGAACCGGCACCCGGCTCGGTCATGGCAATCGCGGTGACCATCTCGCCAGACACCAGTTTGGGCAGGTATTTGTGTTTCAGCGCTTCACTGCCGTAATGCAGGATGTAAGGCGCCACAATGTCCGAATGAAGAGAAAAGCCGATCCCGGTCAGCCCCAGGCGGCCGACCTCTTCGATCACCACCGCGCTGTAGAGAAAATCAGCCCCCAGCCCGCCGTATTCTTCCGGTAAATGCGAACAGAGCATCCCCGCCTCCCCTGCCTTGTTCCAGAGTTTACGGTCGATATAGCCTTGTTTTTCCCATTGCCCATGGAACGGCACGGCCTCTTTTTCGAGGAACGTTCGCACGCTGTCGCGAAAAAGTTCGTGCTCGGAGCTGAACAAGGTTCTGGGAATCATGCGGCACCTGTCGTTATTGTTAGCCGGAATTGACCTTTAGAGACTAAGCCTCGCTTCCGATACAGGACACTGGACACATCCGACAAAAAATAAGACGATCCAGCCGTCTGGTGACCACTTTCCCCTATAAGAATAAAGTTGAATTATGTCTAACCACGTCTCCACGCCCTTGCGGCGCGTCAGCATCCTGGCTATCGACCGGGTTTTCGCTTCCACCCTCATGCAAGCCAAGGATTTCTTCCATCTGGCCAGCCTGCGCTATGGCAAACAACTGGGCCACGGCCTGACACCGGCGTTTGAAACCCGGCTGGTCAGCCCCGACGGCAAACCGGTGAACAGCTTCAGCGATGTGATCATGCCGGTGGACGCCGGCCTGGAAAATGCCGACGTCATCATCCTTCCCGCCTTCTGGGACGATTTCGACACCCTCTGCAAACGTTATCCACAGGTCCTGCCGTGGCTGCGTCAGCAGCATGCACGCGGCGCCGTGTTGTGTGGCGAGGCCACCGGCGTGTTCTGGCTGGCCGAAGCCGGGTTGCTCGATGGCAAGGAAGCGACGACCTACTGGCGTTTCTTCAATGCGTTTGCCGAGCGCTTCCCGCAGGTTCAGCTCAATCAGGACAAACACCTGACCGATGCCGACAACCTGTATTGCGCCGGCGGCACCACCTCGGCCTGCGACCTCTACATCTACCTGATCGAGCGTTTTTGCGGCGCCAACGTGGCCCAGGCCGTGGCCCGCGACATTCTTTACGAAGTACAGCGCAGCTATGCGCCGGGGCGGATCGGTTTCGGCGGGCAGAAACTGCACCAGGACGTGATCATCCTGCAGATCCAGCATTGGCTCGAAGAACACTTCGCTGACAAGTTCCGCTTCGAAGACGTGGCCCGCGAACACGGCATGAGCATCCGCAACTTCATGCGCCGCTTCCAGACCGCCACCGGCGACAAACCGCTGCATTACCTGCAGCGACTGCGCATCGAAACCGCCAAGGGCTTGCTGTCCGGCAGCCGCAAGAGCATCAAGACCATCAGCTATGAAGTCGGTTACGACGATGCGAGCTTCTTCGCCCGGCTGTTCCGCCAGCACACGGAGTTGTCGCCGAACCAGTATCGGCAGCAGTTTCAGCAAGCGGCATAATCCGCCTTTCATGATCGTTCCCACGCGGAGCGTGGTAACGATCATTCGACGCACAAAAAAGGGCCTGCATATGCAAGCCCTTTTTATTTACCGAATCGCCCTACGGCTTATGCGCCCGTGACAGAAATTCGTGCGACTGCATTTCCAGCAAACGGCTAAGCGTACGCTGGAACTCGAAGTTCAGGCGACCACCGGTGTAGAGGTCTTTGAGCTCGACTTCGGCAGAAATGATCAGCTTCACGTTACGGTCGTAAAACTCGTCGACCATGTTGATAAAACGTCGGGCGATGTCGTCGGTGGTGACGCTCATCTGCTCGACATTGCTGAGCAACACGGCATGGAAAATTTTACCCAGTTCGATGTAATCATTCTGGCTGCGTGGGCCGTCGCAGAGTTCACGGAAGTCGAACCAGGCCACGTCATCACAGGTGCGCACAGCACGGATTTCACGGTTCTCGATCACCAGAACGTCGTTCTCGATGGCTGCCGTGCATTCCGGCGTCAGGGCCCGGAAGCTCTTGCGCAGGCTTTCCTGGGCAGCGTCATCCAGCGGAAAGTGGAACAGCTCCGCTTGCTCGAGGTGGCGCAGACGGTAATCGACGCCGCTGTCGACGTTGACGATCTCGGTGTTCTGCTTGATCAGCGCAATGGCCGGCAGGAAACGCGCACGCTGCAGGCCGTCCTTGTACAGGCCGTCCGGCACGATGTTCGACGTCGCGACCAGGGTCACGCCGTTCTTGAACAACTCTTCCATCAACGTGCCAAGAATCATCGCGTCGGTAATGTCGGAAACGAAGAACTCATCGAAACAAATCACTCGCGACTCGTCGGAGAAACGCTTGGCGATGATGGTCAGCGGGTTTTTCTCCCCGCCTAGAGTCTTCATCTCTTCATGCACGCGTTTCATGAAGCGGTGAAAGTGAGTGCGGGTCTTTTCCTTGAACGGCAGCGCTTCGAAGAAGGTGTCGACCAGGTAAGTCTTGCCGCGACCAACGCCGCCCCAGAAGTACAGGCCCTTGACCGGTGCCTGGTCTTTCTTGCCAAACAGTTTGCCGAGCAGGCCCGGTTTGTTTTGCGAGGCTGCGACCAGATCGTCGTACAGGCGCTGCAAATGGCGCACGGCAGTTTCCTGGGCGGCGTCATGGAAGAATTCCGGGCGTTTCAGATCAGCTTGATATCGTTCTAGGGGCGTCATAATTCGTTAGCAAGGCAACAAAAACGGGCCGTCACTGTAGCGACGGCCCGTGGGAATGGCAATCGGCCCTTGGTCGGACCGAGCCGTTGATTATTCCTGAACCGGTGTCAGGGCAACGCGCAAAGCACCGATGGCAGCATCGCGAGCAGTACTGTCGGCGAAGGCCGGGCTGTCGGCAACGCACTCGCCTTCCAGCCAGACGCTGAAGCTCAGGTCTTCGCTGCGCACGTCCAAGGCTTGACCGGATTGCAGTTGCTTGGTCACTTGCCCTGCGGTTTTACCGTCGGCGAAGTTGCGCGAGAGCAACAGTTGTTCGCCATCGGCCGCCAGCAGACGGAAGCGGAAACTGCCGTCGTCTTCACGGAAGCTGACGAAACGCGCGGCTTTCGCGGCTTTCTTCTTGGTGGTCGCTGCGACTTGGGTCTGAGCGACGAAAGAACGCAGGCCGACCGCTTCACGCAGTTCGTGGAGGAACGGCGTCGCCACAGCGCGAGCTTTCTTGGCGCCGAGTTGCAGAATGTCTTCCAGATCCGCCGGGCGTTCGATCAGCTGGTGATAACGCTCGCGGGACTCGCCCAATTCGCTGTCGAGCAGTTGGAACAGACGATTCTTCGCCTCGCCCCAACCCAGGCCCTGGAGCAATTCGCTGCGGAATTCGTCGGATTGTGCCGGCGTAGCGAAAGCCTGGAACAAGGTGAACAGGTGCGAGTTGTCCGGATCTTTGGCTTCGCCCGGGGCACGGGAGTCGGTAACGATCCGCGAAATCGCGTCTTTCATCTCTTTGGCGCTGCTGAACAACGGAATGGTGTTGTCGTAGCTCTTCGACATCTTGCGACCGTCGAGCCCTGGCAAGGTGGCGACGCTTTCCTCGATCAGTGCTTCGGGCATGGTGAAGAACTCTTTGCCCTGGCCGAACAAGTGGTTGAAGCGCTGCCCGATGTCACGGGCCATTTCCACGTGCTGGATCTGGTCACGACCGACCGGCACTTTGTGAGCGTTGAACATCAGGATGTCCGCCGCCATCAGCACCGGATAGCTGTACAAGCCCATGGTGATGCCGGCGTCCGGGTCTTCGCCGGTCTCGACGTTCTTGTCCACCGAAGCCTTGTAGGCGTGGGCGCGGTTGAGCAAGCCCTTGGCGGCGACGCACGTCAGCAGCCAGGTCAGCTCAGGGATTTCGGGGATGTCGGACTGGCGATAGAACGTCACACGATCCACATCCAGACCACCGGCCAGCCAGGTCGCGGCGATTTCCAGACGCGAGCGCTGGATGCGCAGCGGGTCATCGCATTTGATCAGGGCGTGGTAGTCGGCCAAGAAGTAGAACGAATCGGCATTGCTGTCACGGCTGGCCAGGATCGCCGGGCGAATGGCGCCGGCGTAGTTGCCCAGGTGCGGCGTGCCGGTGGTGGTGATGCCGGTGAGGATACGGGTACGAGTCGTCATGGGTAATCGCTTGTCAGACTGCAATCAATTCGAAAGACGCGGCAGGATCAGATCCTTGAGATCGGTCAGCTTGCCATGAAAAAAGTGTCCG is a genomic window containing:
- a CDS encoding tryptophan--tRNA ligase, whose translation is MTTRTRILTGITTTGTPHLGNYAGAIRPAILASRDSNADSFYFLADYHALIKCDDPLRIQRSRLEIAATWLAGGLDVDRVTFYRQSDIPEIPELTWLLTCVAAKGLLNRAHAYKASVDKNVETGEDPDAGITMGLYSYPVLMAADILMFNAHKVPVGRDQIQHVEMARDIGQRFNHLFGQGKEFFTMPEALIEESVATLPGLDGRKMSKSYDNTIPLFSSAKEMKDAISRIVTDSRAPGEAKDPDNSHLFTLFQAFATPAQSDEFRSELLQGLGWGEAKNRLFQLLDSELGESRERYHQLIERPADLEDILQLGAKKARAVATPFLHELREAVGLRSFVAQTQVAATTKKKAAKAARFVSFREDDGSFRFRLLAADGEQLLLSRNFADGKTAGQVTKQLQSGQALDVRSEDLSFSVWLEGECVADSPAFADSTARDAAIGALRVALTPVQE
- a CDS encoding ClpXP protease specificity-enhancing factor, whose protein sequence is MNSSRPYLVRALYEWIVDNDCTPHMLVNSEYPSVQVPQGFASDGQIVLNVSPAAVRHLHMDNEAVSFEGRFGGVPHTLYVPIASILGIYARENGQGMVFDMESPLEDEEEIEPDDDVPPPDSEPPRPSGRPSLKVVK
- a CDS encoding cytochrome c1; the protein is MKKLFAVLILAALPVLSFASTSSGPELEKVDIDVSDKAAMQDGARTFANYCMGCHSAKFQRYERVADDLGIPHELMLEKLVFTGAKIGDHMNIGMQPADAKTWFGAAPPDLTLVARVRGTDWLYGYLRSFYEDPSRPWGVNNKVFPNVGMPNVLVGLQGRQVVGCKQVQVVEDGKKQYDPLTGTALTHEACDQLTVLPKTGTLNEEQFDEKVKNLVTFLAYSANPVKLQHQRIGTYVLLYLAFFFVFAYLLKREYWKDVH
- a CDS encoding acyl-CoA dehydrogenase family protein, which codes for MIPRTLFSSEHELFRDSVRTFLEKEAVPFHGQWEKQGYIDRKLWNKAGEAGMLCSHLPEEYGGLGADFLYSAVVIEEVGRLGLTGIGFSLHSDIVAPYILHYGSEALKHKYLPKLVSGEMVTAIAMTEPGAGSDLQGVKTTAVLDGDEYVINGSKTFITNGFLADLVIVVAKTDPKAGAKGTSLFLVEANTPGFAKGKRLEKVGMKAQDTSELFFQDVRVPKENLLGQAGMGFAYLMQELPQERLTVAVGGLASAEAALQWTLDYTRERKAFGKAIADFQNTRFKLAEMATEIQIGRVFVDRCLELHLQGKLDVPTAAMAKYWGTDLQCKVLDECVQLHGGYGFMWEYPIARAWADARVQRIYAGTNEIMKEIIARSL
- the petA gene encoding ubiquinol-cytochrome c reductase iron-sulfur subunit, which translates into the protein MSNDGVNAGRRRFLVAATSVVGAAGAVGAAVPFVGSWFPSAKAKAAGAPVKVNVSKIEPGQQMIAEWRGQPVFIVRRTEEILGNLKKIEGQLSDPTSKNSTQPTYVDPETRSIKPEVLLLIGICTHLGCSPTFRPEVAPADLGKDWVGGYFCPCHGSHYDLAGRVYKSQPAPLNLPVPPHSYETDDIIVIGVDTEKA
- the rpsI gene encoding 30S ribosomal protein S9 translates to MSATQNYGTGRRKTATARVFLRPGTGNISINNRSLDNFFGRETARMVVRQPLELTETVEKFDIYVTVIGGGVSGQAGAIRHGITRALMQYDETLRGALRKAGFVTRDAREVERKKVGLRKARKRPQYSKR
- a CDS encoding GlxA family transcriptional regulator, producing the protein MASLRYGKQLGHGLTPAFETRLVSPDGKPVNSFSDVIMPVDAGLENADVIILPAFWDDFDTLCKRYPQVLPWLRQQHARGAVLCGEATGVFWLAEAGLLDGKEATTYWRFFNAFAERFPQVQLNQDKHLTDADNLYCAGGTTSACDLYIYLIERFCGANVAQAVARDILYEVQRSYAPGRIGFGGQKLHQDVIILQIQHWLEEHFADKFRFEDVAREHGMSIRNFMRRFQTATGDKPLHYLQRLRIETAKGLLSGSRKSIKTISYEVGYDDASFFARLFRQHTELSPNQYRQQFQQAA
- a CDS encoding cytochrome b, which translates into the protein MSKFMDWVDARFPATKMWEDHLSKYYAPKNFNFFYFFGSLALLVLVNQIVTGVWLTMSYTPSAEEAFASVEYIMRDVEYGSILRLLHSTGASAFFIVVYLHMFRGLLYGSYQKPRELVWVFGMLIYLALMAEAFMGYLLPWGQMSYWGAQVIISLFGAIPVIGNDLTQWIRGDYLISGITLNRFFALHVVALPIVILGLVVVHILALHEVGSNNPDGVDIKKYKDENGVPLDGIAFHPYYTVKDIVGVVVFLFIFCSIVFFFPEMGGYFLEKPNFEQANPFKTPEHIAPVWYFTPYYAILRAVPDKLLGVIAMGAAIAVLFVLPWLDRSPVKSMRYKGWLSKIWLWVFCISFVILGVLGVLAPTPGRTLLSQVCTFLYFAYFILMPFYTRLEKTKPVPERVTG
- a CDS encoding NADP(H)-dependent aldo-keto reductase gives rise to the protein MDYRQLGRTDLNVSAICLGTMTWGEQNSEAEAFAQIERAKSAGINFIDTAEMYPVPPKAETYATTERYIGNYFKSRGDRADWILASKIAGPGNTIDYIRDKNLKHNREHIVQAVDASLKRLQTDYIDLYQLHWPERSTNFFGQLGYKHTSEVNLTPLEDTLEALDEQVKAGKIRHIGLSNETPWGTMRFLALAEARGWPRAVSIQNPYNLLNRSFEVGLAEIAIREQCGLLAYSPLAFGFLSGKYEGGARPPKGRLSLYSRFSRYFNPQSEAACSRYVALAREHGLDPAQMALAFVTQQPFVTSNIIGATTLEQLDSNIASFELKLSDEVLAGIEAIHQDQPNPAP
- the zapE gene encoding cell division protein ZapE, with product MTPLERYQADLKRPEFFHDAAQETAVRHLQRLYDDLVAASQNKPGLLGKLFGKKDQAPVKGLYFWGGVGRGKTYLVDTFFEALPFKEKTRTHFHRFMKRVHEEMKTLGGEKNPLTIIAKRFSDESRVICFDEFFVSDITDAMILGTLMEELFKNGVTLVATSNIVPDGLYKDGLQRARFLPAIALIKQNTEIVNVDSGVDYRLRHLEQAELFHFPLDDAAQESLRKSFRALTPECTAAIENDVLVIENREIRAVRTCDDVAWFDFRELCDGPRSQNDYIELGKIFHAVLLSNVEQMSVTTDDIARRFINMVDEFYDRNVKLIISAEVELKDLYTGGRLNFEFQRTLSRLLEMQSHEFLSRAHKP
- a CDS encoding glutathione S-transferase N-terminal domain-containing protein, with the protein product MGVTNRLACYSDPADHYSHRVRIVLAEKGVSAEIIYVEAGRQPPKLIEVNPYGSLPTLVDRDLALWESTVVMEYLDERYPHPPLLPVYPVARANSRLLIHRIQRDWCGLVDLILDSRTKEAARVVARKELRESLTGVSPLFADKPFFLSEEQSLVDCCLLPILWRLPILGIELPRPAKPLLDYMERSFAREAFQASLSGVERDMR
- the rplM gene encoding 50S ribosomal protein L13, which gives rise to MKTFTAKPETVQRDWFVVDAAGQTLGRLATEIASRLRGKHKAEYTPHVDTGDYIVVINAEQIRVTGAKTTDKIYYSHSGFPGGIKSINFEKLIAKAPERVIETAVKGMLPKNPLGRDMYRKLKVYAGAVHPHTAQQPQELKF